In Oryza brachyantha chromosome 2, ObraRS2, whole genome shotgun sequence, a single window of DNA contains:
- the LOC121053487 gene encoding WAS/WASL-interacting protein family member 1-like, whose protein sequence is MSPPSAGITTSPRQLSPTPLCPCSDAALAHRRPSPRVPPPRRRAPAFTTAGEQLLSPLALSILFAATAGLPMPSAGAKGPVPPPPGRRPTSPSPHHRGAVPAFPRDLLSFSHAAVVPVVPSPPLLCSGLPPCRPIAASVAQAARFCDATARASPSPATHSSACATLARCTLTLCAAAALRVGLVVALAGHAPSPRR, encoded by the coding sequence atgtcgccgccgtcggccggcaTCACCACCTCCCCACGCCAGCTGAGTCCGACTCCACTGTGCCCATGTTCCGACGCCGCTCTCGCtcaccgccggccgtcaccgcgtgtgccaccgcctcgccgacgcgctccCGCCTTcaccaccgccggtgagcaactcctctcccctctcgctcTGTCTAtcctcttcgccgccaccgccgggctCCCCATGCCGTCGGCAGGCGCCAAGGgccccgtgccgccgccgccgggtcgccgcccgacgtcccCGTCGCCACACCATCGTGGTGCCGTTCCTGCCTTCCCTCGCGATCTCCTCTCGTTCTCGcatgccgccgtcgtccccgtggtcccgtcgccgcctcttctTTGCTCTGGTTTGCCGCCTTGTCGTCCAATCGCTGCGTCAGTCGCGCAGGCCGCCCGCTTCTGCGACGCCACCGCTcgtgcctcgccgtcgccagccaCGCACTCGTCCGCCTGCGCCACGCTCGCCCGCTGCACCCTCACGCTCTGTGCCGCAGCCGCGCTGCGTGtcggcctcgtcgtcgccctggCCGGGCAtgcgccgtcgccacgccgctag